The stretch of DNA caacacaagtttcgaaaacgaaAATAGGTAATTGATTTTAACGACCTTCTCTCGGAGCGCGTCCATggtttttttaattcttttattggAGTGCGTTTTGGAACACGCGTCACactcaaggggcaaggaacttgaccggaagttgaagtcgggtgggggctgccatcttttagcagaacttcacttgcgttagcattcccattgactcccattcattttgccgtcacttagacagcgaataactttacatctgaggcgtttaaagactctgtttgtccattatttatttctaaagatacacgacaatgtataaagggctccattaccttctatgttacattatggccccgtataaacagtttttgtaaaaaataggctaacgattgcatcataaccactcggctctctgtcgcattaccgtacagacaggtggagaagctcgcaggcaattaacttaatatggcgtactgacgttacattttaaaatactatacaaaataattaatcagaatacttactcctgctaactcacgacaaagaacttcCCGCTCGAGCTCGCcgctgcaagattaacgatggcagttttcacgcacagccacttagaagatttacatctgtcagacaggttgctgacgtcgtcaagcttcatttgagtctgcgcgacagaaacggaagtgctaaaaaacgctaaaactgggcttcatttgtctcgaTTGAATTCCAAtcgggtcgctgtgtccatttcttttactgtctatggtcacaCTGCTactgcagcttcggacacacaAGCATAACAGCAAAcaatacttctgcacaatgtttctctatttacaacagaaatgtgaattctgccggtattcagacagtctcatgcatacagattCAGGCTAGAATGAGCTAGGGCTGTCAAgatagctgaaaaactaaattcaaattttttacttaaatatgatcaCAATTCGAAttgtattcaaatttaaaatgcataatgatTTCAGTTAGCGTGAAGAAAAGCAttttgcttctcttctgaggccTCAAGATAGTgcatgactgtgaaaaaacaacgtaatatttaaaataatttttatgaaccaattattatgattaagttgcttaaagaactataaacaaaagtgtcatgtatgcatgcattgttaaataaataaaaaaggcgtGTAGTTTTTTGTAgtggcttcaactggataggctaacataACCTTATAATGCAATCTCGTGTGCCACTGATATAGATCAAGTATACTTCGGCCGTCTGCACAATGTCTACATTATGTCCTTTTCATCATCCGCGTGTGGGCATTTTTTGAGACCGCGCGGACGGGGAGCATACACGAGGTGAAAGATGAGACAGCAGCTACTGCGTGTAAAGCTCGTCCGCCTTTTGAAAGTTGTGTAGATACGGCTGTGCGCGTGGCGAGATGGAATGGAACATGGACTGTGAAGTACCGGGGCTAATAAGGCAGCTTCcttaatgcacacctaaaatGCGAATGCAATGTTTTTGCATTCGAAGgtggacttttattttaaattcaacaatcaatttttttttttgttttttttttttttgacagccctagaatcgcctatgtgatttttttttcttgttgttgacatttctaatcgtaaacacagccatgttgatgcctgcagtaaatgttttgcattatgacaGTCCACTATGCTTattgatttttgaaaatgttgcactgtttgtcattgtgcacgtaaCTTCACGCCGATAAATCATCAGAATTATTTGTCTTTACATTCGTCCTGCCTGTTGTtcgtggatttacctatatttggtgttatttgccgtataaaacttatttagacatgcaaaattgattttacaatcgattcaatgaacacttgtcactcaaatcaaacaggattttttttcataaaagtgacaacccaagaaagcaaagtaaatggTCTCTCATTTCTAGGTTGCATTGATACCTAgtggtggatgcaagtaaaacagtataacagtacctaATTTTTCATTcagtaaacatgtttttgacaaagattttaatttgtttgtggtctatatagcctgcatcaaaatgaggtttgcaattatGCGCCTGAAGGCAtgggttgaagacccagtcagtgacgtcacaatatgttaatttgtttaaattcataccgacgtcatcaccatcaccaaaatgtccttctttttttacattgaaacttgaaaacAAAATATAGACTGACCTACcaaccctttttttttaattactgttactgcaaaccaaaatatttttaaggatgaccTTAGCTCCGCTGAGGCTGAGCCTTTTTACTTCGCTGTTTCCACGGTGTTGTTCTATACAGTCCCCAAGGTGTAATGGCATGTCTCGCTCCCATCTCTCAGAGTACAGAGGTTATCATAGTAAAGGGAAACGTTATCCATCATTAGAGATCTTGATAAGATATTGTTTATCAACCGTTGCACTCTGCCATATAGTCTATGCTTGACTGAAGTAAGTTCTGTGGATGTTATAATTGTTTTACATAGAATGTAGCACAGCACATTCCATATaacaaactttatttttcaaatcctAAAGGCCAGGACACACCAAGCCAACTTCAAAGAACTTGAAGGAACGATAACCAACAGTGTTGTTGCTTTGCGTCAGCAGCGTCAGACCAAAAAGGAGTGCTTGAACATGCGCAAACTAACACGCATGTTCTGCACCTGTGTGAGAGGAATTAGCTGTCTATCTTAGCAGCTATCAATAGTATATATTCGTCATTCAAGAGAAGAAGCTGAAATAAAAGGATACGCAGATATATGAATCATAAACATTAGggatgctccgatcacgatccacttcattttcagcgttttttggcgcatcttctcagttaacaacggctctgtgtagtaacagctgctctatgtgaaatcacgaaacctgatggaattaaccgctgattagagaaccggctttactgtcgagatgcgcattaacgatcggccaatcgtgatcggagcacccctaataaacATAGCAGAGTTTGCTTAGCATTTTGAATATatgttattgtttctttttttagcagCTCTTGTTGTTATGAAAATATTCCCATAGGCTATTGAAATGCTTGGGAAATATCGCATAACATTAGAAAAATCTTGTCTGCATAGTCTTCATTTACTTGAAGTTTCATCTCGTTTTCATCACTTTCAAATTGTTTTTATTCTCCTGCACTGACCCGTTTGCTAAACTGATCATCGAATCAGAATTCtcactgactacgtttacatgcatcATTTTTGGTTCAGTTGGACTGAATTAATTTCAAATGATGAATCTgcatgtagtgtttacatgaacgctaaataaagtgatcaggTTGATGTGCttgtttatatgtcacaagcttcaaatcaGAATAGATTtcttttgacatgcgcacactgcacAATTATATCACTCtttgcacataataaccactcACCTACACATCTGTTTTTAACAGTAGAATtaatatttatccatttattaGTTGTCCTGCTACACTTCACAGTTGCCAAGTGAaaggagagttttataatgacgggacagcatttatacaacactttattcatACGTCATTACGTATTTCTGCATCATTGGACGTGCGCACGCTTTCAGTTTTTTGgttcaatccgatcaagtgtttacatgcactctcaaTAGTATTAAAGCGGAATAAACTACCCCCTTCAATTGGATCAAAAAAGCTCAAGCTGATCAATTAAGGTGTTTAAATTAAGGCTTTTCAGTCCGCTTGAGCCGTCAATATGAATACAAACagattatttggttgcatgtaaatGTAGCCACTAGCCAGCCACTCTCACCAACGGCGAAGATGGCCCCAACGGCACTTCATCAGGTAGAATTGGGCAAATTGCCACAGATGAAAGCCGATGTCTGGAACACTCTAAACAAACTAGCCCGACAGTTGAGAGCCAACTGCCGATCATCGGCTTGGTGTGTCCTGGCCTAATAAATTCTGTAAAATGTTCATGCTGTGGATCCAACTGCCTGTATTTGCTATAgggtaatttaatgtttaaagtttCTTGAAGCTTACATTAGgctaattcatttaattattgaTATGCATTCTCATCTAATTTTTTTCTCTACAGAAACGGTCCTTGGGATTCCTAGGAATGTCTGGTTTGGAGGAGAGTGCCAAAATAGAGGAAAATGACACCTCAATGTCAAGAAACTCTCAAGACCTTTTGAACAGCGAGACATTCTGTGCAGAGGGAACTACATCAGGACCATCAATGCAATATTCTCAAGAGACCATGGCATTACTCAGTGACCAAGGAGACCTCCTGACCACTGTTGGTTTTATGGACACCATCTGCTCAGATGGACCAGCCAAGGCTGCTTACGTCAATGGATCCACCTCACCCCATATCTCAGATGAAATCTTGCTAGATATTTCAAAAAATGTACCAGGATTCCTTCCCAAATCATTACATGCTCAGAATTCAGTCACAACCAATGTCCACTTTGAAGGACCTGATCCACTCAGAAAAGAGGGGGAAATAACAATCAGGCAAACGTTGACTGCGGAGGATGTGGAGCATAGGGGCATATGGGGCTTTGATACAGAATCTCCAGAAAGCTCATTAGATCATTATGATGATGGAAATGACCTTAACTGGAATCCCCAAAGAGAATTTATGAAGTTCCTGTGGGATGATGATAATGGTCTCGAAATGGAGGGAAAACTGTCCCCTGTTCCTTCACCCATCAACCATAAAAGAAGAGCTCCTTCACCGCTCGGCCATAAAAGAAGACGTAAAGAAAAACTGGTGTTAAAAGTTGATCCGTCAGAGGACATCTACCATGAGTTGAATTTTAAATCAAAAAAAGATCACCTTGGTGAAGGAAGCCAGATAGAATGCAGAGCTGTTAAGAAGACACGTTCCCCAAGGAAACCATCCAAATTAAAGTCACCCATTGTAAAACGTACCAAGTATTTTAATGGAGCTGCTGAGGCAGTCAAACACCTGTTTGCCAAACCAGCAAAAAACCCTGTTAGCAAGACTCAAAAGTTGGGATTAATTAGAGAAACTTTGCCATCGGACTCATGTTCTAATGAGGAACCTACATTTTTTCCGCGTAACAGTGGTTTTAAAGAGAAATCTCAAGAACACAGACAAATGTCAAGTAATACAGACACAATTAGTTCAAAGCCATTTATATGCAAGGAATGTGGACAGTGTTACCATGATCAGAGTTCGTTGTTAAATCACATAAGTGTTCACCGGGCCAAGCGACGGAAAATTACTGATGGAATAAATGAGTTGCATCAAATTAAAGATGAAGGTAAAGATGCAAAGTTGCAGTGTCCCCAGTGCACTTTTGGAACGAACTGTCCGAACACCTTTGTACAACATGCTAAGACCCACGAGAAGGACAAGCGGTACTATAGCTGTAATAAGTGTGATTTTGTCGAAATGAATGAAGTTGAACTGAGACGCCATTTGCTTCATAAACATGGCATCAGTGGGTCTGATCTGACTGTTTGGAAATCAGATGGATTTCAGGAGCGTAAAGTCAATAAATCAGTATGTCCAGTGTCCTTCCCCGATTCTTttcaaagaaaaactaaaaacactGGAAATCATGTTGAGGCTTCGTTTCAACCACAGTTTATTGAAGAACAGGCATCCTCACATTCCCTTGACAATTGTGATGAAGAACCATCTCCAACTGAACAATCATTCTCTGTTTGCAATGTTCTTACATCATGTGCAAAACCAACAGCAAGGTCGCCAAAACTGTCACTGAAGATCCGAGCAccagacaaaaacaaaagcttttcGTCCAGTGAAAAGTCTGGTCTTCTACGGAAGAAAAAATTGTGGATGAATAAAGGTGTCCAAAGCCAATCAAGACTTGACAATTCAATTCAAACACTTTTATCCAGAACGAAATGTAGTAACCAGAATAACTCAGAATGCAACACTCAACAGGAGCCTGATGAAAGCAGTACAAAAGAGTGTCTTGACAATTCCCTCAATTGCGAGACCACCTTTTGCGGAACAGGTGCTAGTTTGTCCCCCTTAAAGTGTCTGAAAAGATCAGGTCATTCTAAAGAAGGGAACACTAAAGGAACTTCCAACTCTGATGAAAACATTACTTGTTCAGAAGATGTTGGAAACTCCAACTATATGCATATAAGTTTGgaaaagcaaacattaaaaaagtCACCATCCAAAAGGAAAATGTCTACCCCATTCCACAATATGCAGGGCCAAGATATTCTTTTAGATTTCCCAAAATGCAGACAAAATTTTAAGAAACCTGAAACATCCACAAGAAGTAAAGAAATGATCAACAACGGTCATTTTATGTGTGATTCTAATGATGACCTTGGACATGAAGAATGTGAAAGTAACGAGAATGATAATGCACGTTTTGTTAAAAAACAGACGACACCTGCAAAAGCAAGTCTTGGTGCCTCAACTGATCACTTTGGGAAAAATCACAGTTCCCCAAGGATGCTCTCTGTCAAAGATGAATGCAAGGATGAAGAAATCTCGGAAGCGATCACAGTTGTAAAGCGTGAACCGGGTTCAGATGTTGAGACTGATCTGAAGGCTTGTCCGTACTGTCCTGCTGTGTTTGAGTCAGGAATTAGCCTCTCTAATCATATAAGAGGACATTTACACAGAGTGGGCCTGAAAGTACGGAAAGCTCCAGTTAAGGTGACTTCTCGTGACAAAGTACCTCCAGTTCGACGACGAACACTGGCACCAGTCAAAACAGGTTATGCTTCTCTTTCACTTGATATAATTCCTTGCATGTATAcataagttttctattttattttttaatgaaatcagtAAAGTTATAAGTTGCAGAAAAGCCTTTATTTGTGatagttaaaaaaatgtaaaagacaaattaaaaaaaaattgaggaaaacGGCAGAGTTCAGATAAAGCTTTAGTGCAGGCTAGATATTTTATTTAGCATCTGGTTTTGCATTTACCATCCATAACAAGGAACAATAATTATCGGCTTATCCATATTGACTAGAATTTAGAAACTAGAAGTGCATCCATGGAAAACATTTTGTACTGGCATATACCAGTAGATGCATTTATGCTACAGAGTTTAGAAATGTTACATAATTTAGCAGTACATTTTTCAGGTTTGGTCAGAACAGTGATGATAATCTAATTTTCTGATAATTGGCCAGTAAGTGCTTACAATGAGGAAATTTTCAGCTTTTTCATATACTGAATATACAGTCCATTCGATTTGCAGAAAATTGATttgattaattacaattttacaaaaaaaaaaagaatctttgtATATAAAAATTGTGAATGCGTTGTCAAAATTGTATGAATAATCATTGCGTACACTCAAAAAGGGCATTGAAAAGTATGTATGACACGTCATGTATGGCGTGAAGCATTCAAATCAGACAGACTCAAATTCCAGCTGTTATAACGATTATAATTTAATGGATATAATCAATTCTCATTGAAAAGGCATTAAAGCATAAGCTGTAAAATGGAAAGATTGGAGATTCACTAAAAGAGTAATGTTTCATTTCTGATGTTTTAATTTTCTGAGCTGTTTTCCATTCCAGGTGCTCCAATCCTGGCCAAATGTACTTGATTTGTTCGTAGTCAGGAAATGTGTGTGTTGGAGCATCACTGACAGGCGTAAGATATTGATGTTTAAAGATACCTTTAAGGTAGTAGTTTAAAATTGCAAGTTAGCTAACAAGCAGGCTGGTTAGTGTAggcattttcagttttagtttagacAAATTGAATTGGCTTCTAAGCAATAAATATCTGTTGTAAATGAAACTGATTGCATATGGTTTCTTTGTTGCAGAAGAGGATACATCCCAGATTAATCATCCAGCAGAGCTGAAAACTGACTGCCAACAGACAGAGCTCATCTGTCCTCTCTGTAGGGACTGGTTTGACACAGGGACTGGGCTGTCAAACCATGTACGAGGCCACCTGAAGCGCCTAGGCAAACCCTCTTCCACCACGTCTAAATCCCCAGTGATCATATTGAAAGAACTGATGCGTGACAAGAAACAGTTTCAGATGAAGCTACAGGTTCTTGAGAAGAAGTGCCGCGCCACCAATTCTTTCCATCCTATTCGGTTGAGTAACGGTTTAATATTTGCATCTACTGTCAAACGGAAGAAGGATGATAGGGAGGACAAGAAAAGGTTAGACACTGGTAAAGCCTCACCACCAAGTGAGCTGATTGGAATTTTGAAGAAAAGAAGAGCCCATGAAGAGACCAAAGCTAAGCAGTCATCCCACACAGCGAGAAAGGCTATTCTTTTATCTTCAGACAGAGACTGTGGCATGGAGATACAACCTTTAAAAGCAGTGCCAAATTCACTAGCAGGTAATGTTTCAATGAATTAGTGCAGGGCAACGATTAATAGCAATTAAcctcatccaaaataaaagtttttgtgtacataatatatgtgtatgtactgtgtatatttattatgtatttgtgaccctggaccacaaaaccagtcataagtgttaATTGggggaaattgagatttatacagcaTCTGAAAGCTGCTTTCCTTTGATGTATGGCttgttaggatatgacaatattcggctgagatacaactatttaaaaaaatctggaatctgtaGTTTTAAGCAATGCGtaatactaatcaaaaattacgctttgatatatttatgataattttagataaaaatcgataattttgacccatacgcTGAATTGTCGACGACTGCTAAAAATATACCTGCATGACTTATGACTGGTtctgtggtccagagtcacaatAAATACAGACAcgtgcatgtatatatatttaagaaaatttttgtttatatattaaatatttatatataatataaattatatgaagttaaatatatacatgtaaatattttcgaaATATATACTTCATCTGTGTGTCtttaaagtgatgtgacatacagcctggcccttactcagaattcgtgttctgcatttaacccatccaaaggtcacacacacacacacagcagtgaacacaagcacactgtgaacacacacccagagcagtgggcagccatttatgctgcggcacccggggagcagttgggggttcagtgccttgctcaaggaggCCTCAGTcctggtattgagggtggagagagtgctgtacattcactccccccacctacaattcctgccggccagagactcgaactcacaacctttgtattacaagtccaaatctctaaccattaggccacgacttcctttatatatgcataataaatatacacacacatattatataaacaaaaactgttattttggatTAATCGCGATTCATCTTTGCCTAGCATTATTAACCATACCCATATGCttcaaatgcagatttttttttttttaaaacagtgagAGGTTataatgacaaaattattttttgaggGTAACTatctattaaaataacataataaaccCTCATATTTAGTAGCTGAAAGCTGAATAACTAtgtttttcattgatgtatggtttgttaggatctgacaatatttggctgagatacaactattcgaaaatctggaatctgagggtccaaaaaaatttaaatactgagaaaatagcttttgaagttgtccaaatgaattattagcaatacatattactaatcaaaaattaagttttgatatatttacagtaggaaatgtacaaaatatcttcggAACATGATCTTATCATGTTATAATGAACAACCTAATGATtgttggcataaaagaaaaatcgataattttgacccataaaatgtttttttggctactgCTAAAAATacaccccagtgacttaagactgctttcgTGGTCCAGgctcaaatttaatttgtccaTTCGTATTTGgtcaaatagcaaaataaaaaatggacAATTTTTCTACGACTatccaaaacagaaaaaaaactataacaattGATTACAGCCTGAAGAGACAAAGATCAAATGTACTGTTAATTTACTGTTAGCAGTGTTGACGTTTAGCCCAAACTAGTCTTTGAAATgtacaataatttatataatgtttaaactATAATTAATTGGTTAATCTAATTATGCTGTAGAAATTTGTTCAATTTTGTCATCACAgtctgtgaaaagggtccatagCCATACATTTTAATCTAC from Carassius gibelio isolate Cgi1373 ecotype wild population from Czech Republic chromosome B2, carGib1.2-hapl.c, whole genome shotgun sequence encodes:
- the LOC127950814 gene encoding zinc finger protein 644; translated protein: MSGLEESAKIEENDTSMSRNSQDLLNSETFCAEGTTSGPSMQYSQETMALLSDQGDLLTTVGFMDTICSDGPAKAAYVNGSTSPHISDEILLDISKNVPGFLPKSLHAQNSVTTNVHFEGPDPLRKEGEITIRQTLTAEDVEHRGIWGFDTESPESSLDHYDDGNDLNWNPQREFMKFLWDDDNGLEMEGKLSPVPSPINHKRRAPSPLGHKRRRKEKLVLKVDPSEDIYHELNFKSKKDHLGEGSQIECRAVKKTRSPRKPSKLKSPIVKRTKYFNGAAEAVKHLFAKPAKNPVSKTQKLGLIRETLPSDSCSNEEPTFFPRNSGFKEKSQEHRQMSSNTDTISSKPFICKECGQCYHDQSSLLNHISVHRAKRRKITDGINELHQIKDEGKDAKLQCPQCTFGTNCPNTFVQHAKTHEKDKRYYSCNKCDFVEMNEVELRRHLLHKHGISGSDLTVWKSDGFQERKVNKSVCPVSFPDSFQRKTKNTGNHVEASFQPQFIEEQASSHSLDNCDEEPSPTEQSFSVCNVLTSCAKPTARSPKLSLKIRAPDKNKSFSSSEKSGLLRKKKLWMNKGVQSQSRLDNSIQTLLSRTKCSNQNNSECNTQQEPDESSTKECLDNSLNCETTFCGTGASLSPLKCLKRSGHSKEGNTKGTSNSDENITCSEDVGNSNYMHISLEKQTLKKSPSKRKMSTPFHNMQGQDILLDFPKCRQNFKKPETSTRSKEMINNGHFMCDSNDDLGHEECESNENDNARFVKKQTTPAKASLGASTDHFGKNHSSPRMLSVKDECKDEEISEAITVVKREPGSDVETDLKACPYCPAVFESGISLSNHIRGHLHRVGLKVRKAPVKVTSRDKVPPVRRRTLAPVKTEEDTSQINHPAELKTDCQQTELICPLCRDWFDTGTGLSNHVRGHLKRLGKPSSTTSKSPVIILKELMRDKKQFQMKLQVLEKKCRATNSFHPIRLSNGLIFASTVKRKKDDREDKKRLDTGKASPPSELIGILKKRRAHEETKAKQSSHTARKAILLSSDRDCGMEIQPLKAVPNSLAEKSELNRKVCVHCNTTFHSGVSLSNHLRAYAHRKKKALLDGTTFDCKQRKQRSRSGTKKKMYPLLHTPEEIYRLTCRFCDLVFQGPLSVQEDWIKHLQRHIMNTAVPHTGAGMVEVTTFPKDSCPNTDPQAQPSVMQTSS